The genome window TTGAGGAGAGACTTAATTTTGACATGGAGATTGCCCCTGAGGTGGGAACGGCCCGGATTCCCAAGTTAACGTTACAGCCACTCGTGGAGAACGCCATACATTATGCACTCGAACCAAGCATTGAACCCTGCCGAATTCGTATTCGGGCGAGAGCAGATGGAGATAAGGTGATTATCGAAGTCGAAGACGACGGTCCGGGGATGACACCGGAATTTCTGGAACAACTACACGAAGGACGTATTCAGACAAGAGGACAGGGCATTGGGTTATCTAACATCCAGGAACGAATCAGACTGACCTTCGGTGATGAAGGTGGAATGGTGATGAGGAGCAAGCCCGGATCAGGAACTGTAGTATCGATCAGCATACCTTGGATCAGAGAGGACGATGACGATGTACAAAGTGATGCTCGTAGATGATGAACGTGTCATTCTGGAGGGGATTTCCCAAGTGGTCGATTGGGCCGCGGCAGGTACGGAATTGGTGGGTACGGCGAGGAATGGGATTGAAGCATTGGACAAAATCGGGCAGTCGAGACCTGACATTATTATTACGGATATCTCCATGCCGGGTCTGGATGGTCTCGGACTCATAGAGAAGGCATCGGAAGCATATCCAGGGGTACGTTTCATCATGTTATCCGGCTACAAGGAGTTCGAGTATGCCCGCAGGGCGATGCAATATGGTGTGAAGCATTATTTGCTCAAACCATGTAATGAGAATCAGATCCATGATGCGTTAACCGAACTGTTGCAGGAACATCAGGATGCTCAAGTGAAGGAGCATGTTGCTGGTGAGATGAAACAGCGATTACAGCGTGTCCTTCCGCATGTGAAGGAGCAATTTCTGCTAGAATTCATGACCAACCGAACCTATGGGCCAGTTGATCTGGAATATTATCAGGAGCTGTTCGATCTGGAGCTTGAAGAGAACACAGTTCGGTTACTGCTGTTCCGAATCGTAGATGAGCATGATTACAGTCACTTATTTGCGATCAAAAACATTGCCAGTGATCTGCTACCGGATGTACTGTTAAGCACTACCATTGAAGGCAAACTTCTGATTCTGCTTGCGGATTCAACTGATCCGGGCCGATTGGAAGAAAATATTGAAGAGGTTCGGGCTGCATTTACCAGACTGTATAAACTGGAAGTGACCGCTGCGCTGAGTGAAGCAGATCGAATGATCCAGTCCCGGCGGTTGTTTCGTGAGGCATTGCAGTATCTGAACCATCGCTTTTTTATTGGTGAAGGCAAACTGATCACGAAGAATGATCTCGTTCTGGCAGGAGAATGCGACGGCGTGCATGTAGAACAGGATGCAGAGCAACTGTGTCAGTTGATCAAATCGGGCAATACAGAAGAAACCGCGGCAGAGGTGGATCGTCTGTTTGATCTATTATCGCGTCAGCAGTTGGAGATTGAGGTGACTCGTTCTTATGTAGTGCAGCTGTATTCTGCGATGGTTCATGTATGTCCGCCCGAGGAGGCAACAGAATTCACCCAGCGTATGGCGGAACTGCCTCATATCGATACGTTATCTGGATTAAAAACTTTTGTTGCAAGCAGTGCAGCCCGGCTAACTTCCGGGTATTACAAAAACCATATCAGCCGCCAGTCTTCCGCCGTGGAGAAGATGATGGATATCGTGGATCGTCATTATGGAGAGGCAGATCTCTCGCTCAATGGAGTCGCTCATCAGATGTTATATATGAATCCGGATTATCTGGGCAAGATTTTCAAAAAAGTCACGGGCGAGAATTTCTCCAATTACGTCAATCGTCTGCGCATCGAACGGGCGTGTGATCATATCCGCAGAGGCGGGGATGTTAAAGTATTCGAACTAGCTGAGTTGTTCGGATTCGGCGGTAATTCGCAATATTTCAGTCAGGTGTTCAAAAAATGGACCGGTATGACACCTACGGAATTCCGCAGGATCGGCATATAACAATGAGATATCAATCGTATGACTCATGTCTGGGGAGGATGAACAGCGCTGAGAGGGAGCTGTTGTCCTCCTCTGTTTTTTGAACCAACAAGACGGTTTTGTGTATTCAACTCTGGTCGCACATTTGCGAAAATGACATTAACAAGTTTGTGAAAGCGTTATCAGAAATAAGAGGGTAACGCGTTCACACAACCATATCAACATAAAAGGGGAGATTGGCATGGTGAAAAAGGCAATATTCCTGATGATGGCTGCGTTGCTCGTTTTTACAGCGGCATGTAGTTCAGGTGGAGGAAGCGAACAGGGGTCTTCGGATGGATCGGTTACTCTGCGGATCGCTTGGTGGGGTTCGGATGCACGGCATGAATATACACAGAAGGTCATTGACCTATACAAGTCGAAAAATCCGAATGTCAAAATTGACGTGGAATATGCTTCATTTGATGACTACTGGAAAAAGCTTGCACCACAAGCAGCAGCAAATCAATTGCCTGATATCGTTCAGATGGATATTTCCTACATCAGCCAATATGCACAGAATGGTCAGCTTGAGGATCTAGCGCCTTATCTGGGCAACCAGATCAAAGTGGACGATGTGTCTGAGAATGTAATTAGCACAGGTGTAATTAATGGCAAACAATACGGTGTACCTGCCGGTGTTAACGTTCTGGGCTTCCAATATGATCCGGCGTTGCTTAAAAAAGCAGGCGTGGATGCAATCCCTGACAATATGACTTGGGAGTCCTACGAAGCACTGGGTAAACAAGCCGCTGAGAAAGGTCTGTATTTGGATGGAGGGGTAGCTCCGGATATCTTCTTCCATTACTTCCTGCGTACCAAAGGGTTGTCGCTATACAATGCGGAAGGCACAGGTCTTGGTTATGATGATGACCAATTGTTTGTTGAATTCTTCGGACTTATGCGCCGCATGATTGAGCAGGGCGCAGCACCTACACCGGATGTAGCCAACCAAACCAAAGGCATTATTGAGGAATCGGATCTCGTGAAGGAAAAAGGAATTGGCGTATGGCAGTGGTCCAACCAGTTCGTAGCTTTGCAACAGGTAGCGAACCGTCCGCTCGAAATTGCTCCAATGCCAGGACCTGATATGGAAAAAGGACTTTATATGCAACCAAGTATGTATTGGGGTGTAACATCTAACTCCAAAGTGAAGGAAGAAGCGGCTAAATTCATTGATTTCTGGGTGAATGACGTGGAAGCCAACAAACTGATCAAAGGGGAGCGCGGTGTACCAATCTCCGGAGCAATCAAGGAAGCCATCGCACCTGAGCTGAGTGACGCCACGAAACAGGTCTTTGAATTCGTAGCCGCAATGGAGCCTAAGGCTTCACCAATGAGTTCACCGCCACCGGTGGGTTCACCGGAAGTAATCTCTGCTCTGGCCGATGTGGTTGAAGAGTTGAACTTTGGCAAAATCACACCTGAACAGGCAGCAGAAACATTCCGCAAAAATGCCGAATCGGTACTTGCAAACAATAAATAACAGTTGAATGATAGCTTGCTCGTCCCACTTCAGGGATGGTCGGGAATGGGGCTGCTCGCGAATGCGAGGGCCTTTCCCCGTCCAGATGACCGAAGGATGAGAGAGCAAGCTGATCCATGAAGGAGGTTCGTTCCATTGAGGCAGTATTCGTCGTTACGTCGAAACTTAACCGGATATGCGTTCATAAGCCCGTTTATTATTGGATTCCTGGGCTTCACACTCATCCCCATGTTTGTATCCTTATATATGTCGTTCACGAGTTATAACTTGTTCACTTCTCCGCGGTGGATTGGGCTCGATAACTACACCAAAATGTTTTTTGATGACCCGAAATATTGGAACTCGGTCAAAGTGACGTTTCTGTATGTATTCATTGGGGTTCCGTTAAGATTGATCTTTGCCCTCTTCGTAGCGATGGTCCTCAATACTGGCTCTCGTATGATTGGAACGTACCGGACGTTGTATTACCTGCCATCCATTATCGGCGGTAGTGTGGCTGTATCCATTATGTGGCGTAACCTCTTCAGTAATGAGGGTGTTATCAACAGCGCTCTAACGGCAATTGGGATTGGGCCTATAAGCTGGTTTGGTGACCCGAATGCGTCCCTGGTTATGCTGATCTCACTGTCTGTGTGGCAGTTCGGTTCGTCCATGCTGATCTTCCTGGCTGGTCTCAAAAACATCTCCCCTGAGATGTAC of Paenibacillus sp. FSL R5-0517 contains these proteins:
- a CDS encoding sugar ABC transporter substrate-binding protein produces the protein MVKKAIFLMMAALLVFTAACSSGGGSEQGSSDGSVTLRIAWWGSDARHEYTQKVIDLYKSKNPNVKIDVEYASFDDYWKKLAPQAAANQLPDIVQMDISYISQYAQNGQLEDLAPYLGNQIKVDDVSENVISTGVINGKQYGVPAGVNVLGFQYDPALLKKAGVDAIPDNMTWESYEALGKQAAEKGLYLDGGVAPDIFFHYFLRTKGLSLYNAEGTGLGYDDDQLFVEFFGLMRRMIEQGAAPTPDVANQTKGIIEESDLVKEKGIGVWQWSNQFVALQQVANRPLEIAPMPGPDMEKGLYMQPSMYWGVTSNSKVKEEAAKFIDFWVNDVEANKLIKGERGVPISGAIKEAIAPELSDATKQVFEFVAAMEPKASPMSSPPPVGSPEVISALADVVEELNFGKITPEQAAETFRKNAESVLANNK
- a CDS encoding response regulator → MYKVMLVDDERVILEGISQVVDWAAAGTELVGTARNGIEALDKIGQSRPDIIITDISMPGLDGLGLIEKASEAYPGVRFIMLSGYKEFEYARRAMQYGVKHYLLKPCNENQIHDALTELLQEHQDAQVKEHVAGEMKQRLQRVLPHVKEQFLLEFMTNRTYGPVDLEYYQELFDLELEENTVRLLLFRIVDEHDYSHLFAIKNIASDLLPDVLLSTTIEGKLLILLADSTDPGRLEENIEEVRAAFTRLYKLEVTAALSEADRMIQSRRLFREALQYLNHRFFIGEGKLITKNDLVLAGECDGVHVEQDAEQLCQLIKSGNTEETAAEVDRLFDLLSRQQLEIEVTRSYVVQLYSAMVHVCPPEEATEFTQRMAELPHIDTLSGLKTFVASSAARLTSGYYKNHISRQSSAVEKMMDIVDRHYGEADLSLNGVAHQMLYMNPDYLGKIFKKVTGENFSNYVNRLRIERACDHIRRGGDVKVFELAELFGFGGNSQYFSQVFKKWTGMTPTEFRRIGI
- a CDS encoding sugar ABC transporter permease, with amino-acid sequence MRQYSSLRRNLTGYAFISPFIIGFLGFTLIPMFVSLYMSFTSYNLFTSPRWIGLDNYTKMFFDDPKYWNSVKVTFLYVFIGVPLRLIFALFVAMVLNTGSRMIGTYRTLYYLPSIIGGSVAVSIMWRNLFSNEGVINSALTAIGIGPISWFGDPNASLVMLISLSVWQFGSSMLIFLAGLKNISPEMYEAAGVDGANPVRKFFSITLPLLSPIVLFNMIMQTIGAFMTFVPAYIISKGEGGPMDGTMLYSLYLFRQAFMFNNMGYASAMAWIMLIMIGILTVAVFLTSKYWVFYESEGGK